The Apis cerana isolate GH-2021 linkage group LG12, AcerK_1.0, whole genome shotgun sequence genome window below encodes:
- the LOC107998355 gene encoding fatty acyl-CoA reductase wat-like — MSLRSNEYIKDITDFTEPTKNEKSEIIPFFAHTNILITGGTGFLGSLLIEKLLRSCPDIAKIYVIIRSKKGKTALERFHKIFEEVIYDKLRYKQINFLEKIVMLEGDATKDDYGLSSEDKNVLMNVNIIFHMAATVRFEEKLSTAININVKSTKFLLKFAQKLPNFKVFVHISTAFAPCTENIIEEKHYKNTIDADKALELLNIFDDKKLEQITPILLDKWPNTYIYSKALGENMILKYSGNLPICIVRPSIITSTFNEPICGWINNVYGVTGVITGSALGLLHTLPCKSENVAEIIPADYVISNIICSAWDTVNRKLAIKSDQVLNLSDEERIPIYNCVSSCQNRITWGEMMKISEIYGLEIPSVKCISYYNLTLNRYIFVHKIYALLLHIIPALIVDIVIYLIGRKPILLSAYKKIHKFSNLIYYFSINNWKFQNKNVINLWQKMNSTDREIFCFNIEMLDWNEYFYQELRGIRYYLLNDSMDTIDAARRKFQKLRIAYYTFNLAIILLFLWIAFSFINFLWSFCPLSH, encoded by the exons ATGTCTTTAAGaagtaatgaatatataaaagatattacagATTTTACTGAACcaacgaaaaatgaaaaaagtgaaataattccattttttgcTCAcacgaatattttgataacaGGAGGAACAGGATTTCTGGGAAGTTTActcattgaaaaattactcag aagttGTCCggatattgcaaaaatatatgtaataataagatcgaaaaaaggaaaaactgcTTTGGAacgatttcataaaatttttgaagaagta atatatgaCAAGTTAAGATataagcaaataaattttttggaaaaaatcgtAATGTTGGAAGGGGATGCAACAAAAGATGATTATGGATTGTCATCggaagataaaaatgttttaatgaatgtaaacattatttttcatatggcTGCAACTGTCcgattcgaagaaaaactTAGTactgcaataaatattaatgttaaaagtacaaaatttttattgaaatttgcaCAAAAACTTCcaaatttcaaa GTTTTCGTGCATATATCTACTGCATTTGCACCTTgtacagaaaatattattgaagagAAACactataaaaatactatagaTGCAGACAAagcattagaattattaaatatatttgatgataaaaaaCTTGAACAAATTACACCCAT attacTTGATAAATGgccaaatacatatatttattctaaagcATTAggagaaaatatgatattgaaatatagtgGTAATCTTCCAATTTGTATTGTACGGCCTAGTATTATTACATCAACTTTTAATGAGCCAATTTGTGGATGGATAAACAATGTATATGGAGTTACAGGTGTAATAACAGGAAGTGCACTAGGTTTATTACATACATTACCTTGTAAATCAGAGAATGTGGCTGAAATTATACCAGCAGATTatgttatttctaatattatttgttctgCTTGGGATACAGTTAAtag AAAACTTGCAATAAAATCAGATCAAGTTCTTAATCTTTCTGATGAAGAAAGAATACCAATTTATAATTGTGTATCTTCTTGTCAAAATCGAATTACATGGGgtgaaatgatgaaaataagtgAAATTTATGGATTGGAAATACCTAGTGTAAAATGTATTTCGTATTATAATCTTACAttgaatagatatatatttgtgcATAAAATTTATGCTTTGTTGTTACATATAATACCAGCACTTATTGTTGACATAGTAATTTATCTAATTGGTCGGAAACCTAT attattaagtgcatacaaaaaaatacataaatttagtaatttaatatattatttttcaataaataattggaaatttcaaaataaaaatgttataaatctttggcaaaaaatgaattctacagatcgagaaattttttgcTTCAATATAGAAATGCTAGAttggaatgaatatttttatcaagaacTTAGAGgtattcgttattatttattaaatgattcaaTGGATACAATAGATGCGgcaagaagaaaatttcaaaa ATTACGTATTGCATactatacatttaatttggcaataatactattatttttatggattgcgttttcatttataaattttctttggtCTTTTTGTCCTTTATCACATTAA
- the LOC107998383 gene encoding WASH complex subunit 2, translating into MDISNGMDKSWDHPWTTEEMRKKRREWSLAGDAGLLKHLQQFSDNVISRANKTQEILDSLTTQLNETAIFIDNITNTSLALANTQFIESRVQEDNIEIGEQIETSIEQYKDQDSIDADLIANVSETVKQGLNIMYEKYKEMEFVDSDSDSEEEDNKVVLSVVLGPNDPYQDRVLPYVIGSEKWKNSNKIGLESSSSSESEQIDEEEEESENEDDGTTTFKDFSINTAPKTNIGGLLPSLNGSDYSKRNDIAYISNEKIDAVSQSNIDSVPESITPNDNVSKTSLPNNITPNFAEELAKRLGTVRQAQKPGIVNEKNEASINRFKDDLFTPEEDENILNDKSRIIFSEKKEYLNDQSIENLSKDRYIKSCKIIIPASIDVPPPISTVSTKPKSAIDDLFADTEPDDIFSPKNITKIITKNKYSNNNNNNNQENMQKKCLETVAEKVISNMATSTPETIVNTNNLFSDDEDIVDLFGPSKNQEPNKKKSMEGMSISGNSLTSNVENKLSNRILRNHSSGSSGSNTSANYENNISNESVHNHSRNTVSNDNINDFIVNNAENSAMFNESNYSSGISIYPPSINNTGGSSIDIEPRMSSTRLKSEEIYRERITSDSLFTARTHNPVTSISNTTNNPQVESIEDISSIRQDDVFENEDLFGPPPLPKADSKLPKSKIPSLFDDSDSGDELFSTTSSGSRSQRSSDLLTTSQYSDKIKSTQRRGLFDEEINIFDNKDSPDVDIFGIIAKPKEENNASNKKFLDIPDDDLFTNNIRDTIMKSNGLEKSQNIAKSKEISLFDNDIEDSDLFSTKSVKSIKSEIINKSDIFNDDYEDDLFSIKKPIDKKKENDKKSPEMPTSGIDIVDQKVEKSENKNSDILSSNGLFSTTIGSHGLIFEDDDYDDLFSTKNIITERTKEDEHKTLEITKSIKEDSVKDVKISNNSDIFVKSEESNVSVIMPKDIKKDLHSISNSQEGESVQNIENELKMSPPKSLDIHTTAISSSPDKNNQTKRIVSGKIKNLMGKMGDLKMISPMDTPPVWRKSKEKTDEEDNAGDRDSDDGGCVSTQGHNSPLSASEDSITTQKQSQQSTISDESNVENAISFDEPMQIETLSTTASKTRVRIQAKRRPQSRHARKSAIRQSGIDFDTVDALESNSQDESQIIQSPSIFNKEISTLTNISAAHPATTIFDHSNNDNFYRTPESNIFLSADDKSELGSISKESSMSANKNTLLSPSTDEEDLFDVLPDLPEDPQKEDMLFGRAPILSPVEKVVSKKPPVTFKILKDTHIKQIDDIETETRKTVEEMEQSTLFASGTTSNINSIISHLNKKESKSENAKVEDESKEMIDPLRDDSHDPLKDPSQLFAFVTKTPSPEKGKNLLFSEDDSLFSSGTKKLIEEQTVKKPILGLFTDDTENDLFSTTLTKSVKKTLKDTKINLFYEEDEDNSLFGSVVKKSIDIEPERKHSIEQSEKKINIFDDDNTDTNLFSEPLDQTQKLDSESIQEQSKKNDIYTSITEPVKTSHITDIFADQSSGEEDILTKIPVSKKIAGTSKSLFLSDDDDDDDNIFGKKLTGESIKSGEIRSTVKKTITRDLKKTAEKIREDPLSVLLDD; encoded by the exons atg gaCATATCAAATGGAATGGATAAATCATGGGATCATCCATGGACTACAGAAGAaatgcgaaaaaaaagaagagaatggaGTCTAGCAGGTGATGCAGGACTTCTTAAACATCTTCAACAATTTTCTGat aatgtaATATCAAGAGCAAATAAAACACAAGAAATTTTGGATTCATTAACAACTCAACTAAATGAAACagcaatatttattgataatattactaatacaTCTTTAGCTTTAGCTAATACTCAATTTATTGAAAGCCGTGTACAAGAAGATAATATAGAGATTGGAGAACAAATAGAAACATCAATTGAG caatATAAAGATCAAGATTCAATAGATGCAGATCTTATAGCTAATGTGAGTGAAACTGTAAAACAAGGcctaaatataatgtatgaaaaatataaagaaatggaATTTGTTGACAGTGATAGTGATAGTGAAGAAGAAGACAATAAAGTAGTATTAAG tgtTGTATTGGGGCCAAATGATCCATATCAAGATCGAGTTTTGCCTTATGTTATTGGTtctgaaaaatggaaaaattcaaataaaattggtTTAGaaagtagtagtagtagtgaaTCTGAACAAatagatgaagaagaagaagaatcagaAAATGAAGATGATGGCACAACaacatttaaagattttagtATAAATACTGCACCAAAAACTAACATAGGTGGATTATTACCTTCTTTGAATGGATCAGATTATagtaaaagaaatgatatagCATATATAagcaatgaaaaaatagatgCAGTTAGTCAAAGTAATATAGATTCTGTTCCTGAATCAATTACTCCTAATGATAATGTTTCAAag acatCATTACCAAACAATATAACACCAAATTTTGCAGAAGAATTAGCTAAACGATTAGGTACAGTTCGACAGGCTCAAAAACCAGGtattgtaaatgaaaaaaatgaggcatcaataaatcgatttaaag atGATTTATTTACACCAGAGGAAGATGAGaacattttaaatgataaatctaGAATCATAtttagtgaaaaaaaagaatatttaaatgaccaatctattgaaaatttatcaaaagatagatatattaaatcatgcaaaattattatacctgCTAGCATTGATGTACCACCTCCTATTAGTACTGTTt cgaCAAAACCTAAATCTGCAATCGATGATCTTTTTGCTGATACTGAACCTGATGATATTTTCTCGccgaaaaatataacaaaaataattacaaaaaataaatattctaataataataataataataatcaagaaaatatgcaaaaaaaatgtttagagACTGTTGCAGAAAAAGTAATTAGTAACATGGCTACAAGTACACCGGAAACTATCgtaaatactaataatttatttagcgATGATGAAGATATTGTTGATCTCTTTGGACCATCTAAAAATCAAGAgccaaataaaaaa aaatcaatGGAAGGAATGTCAATATCTGGAAATAGTTTAACTTCAAATGTtgagaataaattatcaaatagaaTATTGCGAAATCATTCATCCGGATCTTCTGGAAGTAATACATCagcaaattatgaaaataatattagcaaCGAATCAGTACATAATCATTCACGGAATACTGTTTCaaacgataatattaatgattttattgtgAATAACGCAGAAAATTCAGCCATGTTTAATGAGAGTAACTACAGTAGCGGAATATCGATTTATCCACCAAGTATTAATAACACAGGTGGTTCAAGTATTGA TATTGAGCCTCGAATGTCGTCAACGCGTTTAAAATCAGAAGAAATTTATCGGGAACGAATCACTAGTGACAGTCTCTTCACTGCACGTACACATAATCCTGTGACTTCGATCTCAAATACGACGAATAATCCTCAAGTAGAGTCTATCGAGGATATATCATCTATACGACAGGACGATGTGTTCGAAAATGAGGATTTGTTTGGTCCACCTCCACTACCAAAAGCAGATTCAAAATTGCCGAAATCGAAAATACCTTCGTTATTTGACGATTCCGATTCTGGtgatgaattattttcgacAACCAGTTCGGGTTCAAGATCACAAAGAAGCAGTGACTTATTAACCACATCTCAATATTCCGACAAGATTAAGTCCACACAACGAAGAGGTCTTTTTGATGAAGAAATCAACATATTCGATAATAAGGATTCGCCAGATGTTGATATATTTGGTATAATAGCAAAACCCAAAGAGGAAAATAATGCttctaataaaaagtttttagacATTCCTGATGATGATTTGTtcacaaataatattcgagATACAATAATGAAAAGTAACGGGTTGGAAAAAAGTCAGAATATTGCTAAATCGAAGGAAATCAGCTTGTTTGATAATGATATCGAAGATAGCGATTTATTCTCAACTAAAAGTGTGAAATCtattaaaagtgaaattataaataaatctgatatttttaatgacgATTATGAAGATgatttattttccataaaaaaaccgattgataaaaaaaaagagaatgataaaaaatcgcCAGAAATGCCTACATCCGGAATAGATATCGTGGATCAGAAAGTTGAAaagagtgaaaataaaaatagtgatATTCTTTCGAGTAATGGATTGTTTTCTACTACTATTGGATCACATGGATTGATTTTTGAGGATGATGACTATGATGATTTATTCagtactaaaaatataataacagaaaGAACAAAAGAGGATGAACATAAAACTTTGGAGATAACAAAAAGTATTAAAGAAGATTCTGTTAAGGatgttaaaatatcaaataattctgATATCTTTGTAAAATCTGAAGAATCAAATGTTTCTGTTATCATGCCCaaggatataaaaaaagatctaCATTCAATTAGTAATTCTCAAGAAGGCGAATCtgtacaaaatattgaaaacgaattaaaaatgagtCCTCCAAAATCTTTAGATATACATACAACTGCCATATCATCATCGcctgataaaaataatcaaacaaaacgaatagtttctggtaaaataaaaaacttaatgGGAAAAATGGGggatttgaaaatgatttcacCCATGGATACACCACCAGTATGGCgaaaaagcaaagaaaaaacGGACGAGGAAGATAATGCAGGAGATAGAGATAGTGATGATGGCGGATGTGTTAGTACACAAGGTCATAATTCGCCACTAAGTGCATCAg AAGATAGTATTACTACTCAGAAGCAATCTCAGCAATCGACAATTTCAGATGAAAGTAATGTAGAAAATGCGATCAGTTTTGATGAGCCAATGCAAATAGAAACGTTATCTACTACTGCTTCGAag aCACGAGTTAGAATACAAGCGAAACGTCGACCACAAAGTAGACATGCACGAAAATCCGCCATCAGGCAAAGCGGAATCGATTTTGATACCGTAGATGCTCTTGAAAGCAATTCACAAGATGAGAGTCAGATTATTCAATCGCCAAGTATCTTCAATAAAGAGATTTCTACACTTACAAATATTAGTGCCGCACATCCCGCTACCACCATTTTTGATCATTCaaacaatgataatttttatcgaacccCTGAAAGTAACATTTTCTTATCTGCGGATGATAAGTCTGAACTTGGTAGCATAAGCAAGGAAAGTTCAATGAGTGCTaacaaaaatactttattatctCCATCTACAGATGAAGAAGACTTATTTGATGTGCTACCAGATTTACCAGAAGACCCACAGAAAGAAGATATGCTATTTGGTAGAGCACCTATTCTCTCTCCGGTTGAAAAAGTTGTTTCTAAAAAACCGCCTGTTAccttcaaaatattgaaagatacACATATTAAACAAATCGATGATATAGAGACAGAAACAAGAAAAACTGTAGAAGAGATGGAACAAAGCACATTATTTGCATCTGGTACCacttctaatataaattccataatttcacatttaaataaaaaggaatccAAATCAGAGAATGCTAAAGTTGAAGATGAATCGAAAGAAATGATTGATCCATTGCGAGATGATAGTCATGATCCGCTGAAAGATCCCAGTCAATTATTTGCTTTCGTTACGAAAACACCATCTCCCGAAAAgggaaagaatttattattttctgaagATGATAGTTTGTTCTCTAGTggtactaaaaaattaattgaagaacAAACTGTAAAAAAACCAATTTTGGGTTTATTTACCGATGATACAGAAAATGATCTGTTTTCGACAACTTTAACtaaatctgtaaaaaaaactttaaaggatacgaaaattaatttgttctatgaagaagatgaagataaTAGCTTATTTGGTTCTGTTGTAAAGAAATCGATAGATATTGAACCTGAAAGAAAACATTCTATAGAACAgtctgaaaagaaaataaatatatttgatgatgataatactgatacaaatttattttctgagCCACTTGACCAAACACAGAAATTAGATTCTGAAAGTATTCAAGagcaatcaaagaaaaatgatatatatacaagcaTTACCGAACCTGTGAAGACTTCACATATTACGGACATTTTCGCCGATCAGTCAAGTGgagaagaagatattttaaccAAAATACcagtttcgaagaaaattgctGGCACATCGAAATCTCTATTTCTTTCTGATGATGATGACGACGATGATAATATATTCGGTAAAAAACTTACAGGCGAATCGATTAAATCAGGAGAGATCCGATCAActgttaaaaaaacaataacaagagatttaaaaaaaacagctGAAAAAATTAGAGAGGATCCTTTGAGCGTTCTGTTAGatgattaa